Proteins encoded in a region of the Nicotiana tomentosiformis chromosome 9, ASM39032v3, whole genome shotgun sequence genome:
- the LOC138898569 gene encoding uncharacterized protein, with product MKKKKKKDHERRDPKREKNLVLKTDNNDSGGEDADMTYLTKRFQKMVCRNGGIPKRGSSSKPRGYDLCHKCGKAGHFIKDCPLLKQDQKDVADNVVKQAPATWGDSSSESGEDDDKGDISMMELESKATEYDSIFAMMA from the exons atgaaaaagaaaaagaagaaggaccATGAGAGAAGAGATCCAaaaagggagaagaacctggtcctcaagacGGACAACAATGATTCAGGTGGTGAGGATGCTGATATGACTTACTTGACAAAgagatttcagaaaatggttTGCAGAAATGGAGGTATTCCAAAGCGGGGCAGCTCCAGCAAGCCAAGAGGCTATGACTTATGTCATAAGTGTGGGAAGGCAGGGCACTTCATTAAAGATTGTCCTCTCCTCAAGCAAGATCA AAAAGATGTTGCCgacaatgttgtgaaacaagctcCTGCTACATGGGGAGACTCCTCCAGTGAATCTGGCGAAGATGATGACAAGGGTGACATCTCCATGATGGAATTAGAAAGTAAAGCAACTGAatatgactctatctttgccATGATGGCATaa
- the LOC138898570 gene encoding uncharacterized protein, with translation MVDEDTMDGEENQEISSLPLEESFVTEQRVGHTSDESTMAAPSFDPTGNDPLMPSEVTLELQEHEDIENMLSIAAKGSLIRGYEGVSELQGEDNGTEVEDGEMVPVETLAPDSTTGEQTEGPDPSAQEEPSGSNMDKIHSSSQEPQEENENSEGEDYDNVELVSFINARSRNEPPQRSTSKRLITRLHKKEEFELVFRKSKEGKKKRRFMKDGKIVNERVVPPAPVVDIDDEVDEEPDSLVRKSSKKLTIPTSKKESFVSGTGFKNDEGETSSGKVVEELGEKETEELVEKLSKKKASETSAEKRKCARKSVKMKADASEEPGSSKKIKVGDAQDASREKLRIQKVILGQVKVGTRNQSFSKTTLEECECIDSSGGIGSTSTISQLINAQNSAIDEIRKLKARNAILEGQLSQLHEAPSSSSSHNTEVARLTKENADLRKQVEDLKEKLLNEQMSANARMDILLKTLASSSMPSPSSAS, from the exons ATGGTTGACGAAGATACAATGGATggagaagaaaatcaagaaatttcTAGTCTACCACTGGAAGAAAGTTTTGTTACAGAACAAAGAGTGGGTCATACCAGTGATGAATCGACAATGGCAGCCCCGAGCTTTGATCCCACAGGTAATGATCCTCTTATGCCTTCTGAAGTTACTTTGGAGTTACAAGAACATGAAGATATAGAAAATATGCTTTCAATCGCTGCTAAGGGAAGTCTAATTAGAGGTTATGAGGGTGTGTCTGAGTTGCAAGGGGAAGATAATGGTACAGAGGTCGAGGATGGGGAAATGGTGCCTGTCGAAACATTGGCACCTGACAGTACTACTGGGGAACAAACTGAGGGACCTGATCCCTCCGCACAAGAAGAGCCCTCTGGATCTAATATGGATAAAATCCATAGTTCTTCACAAGAACCTCAG GAGGAGAATGAGAACAGTGAAGGAGAAGATTATGATAATGTGGAGTTGGTGAGCTTCATTAATGCTAGGAGTAGAAATGAACCTCCCCAGAGGTCCACTTCTAAGAGACTTATCACGAGGTTGCATAAGAAGGAAGAATTTGAGTTAGTTTTTAGGAAAAGCAAAGAGGGAAAGAAGAAAAGGAGATTCATGAAGGATGGGAAGATTGTAAATGAAAGGGTAGTGCCTCCAGCACCAGTTGTCGATATTGATGATGAGGTGGATGAGGAACCTGATTCCTTAGTTCGTAAGTCCTCAAAGAAACTTACAATTCCTACGTCCAAGAAAGAGTCATTTGTAAGTGGTACGGGTTTCAAGAATGATGAAGGTGAAACATCTAGTGGAAAAGTGGTTGAGGAACTTGGAGAGAAGGAGACTGAGGAACTGGTTGAAAAATTGTCTAAGAAAAAGGCTTCTGAAACATCTGCGGAGAAAAGAAAGTGTGCTAGAAAATCAGTGAAAATGAAGGCTGATGCcagtgaggaacctggttcctccaagaAGATCAAGGTTGGTGATGCCCAGGATGCTAGCAGGGAAAAATTGAGAATCCAAAAG GTTATTTTGGGACAGGTTAAAGTAGGAACTCGCAATCAATCTTTCTCCAAAACCACCCTTGAAGAGTGTGAGTGCATTGATAGTAGTGGAGGGATTGGCAGCACTTCGACTATTTCTCAGCTGATCAACGCCCAAAATAGTGCCATTGATGAGATAAGGAAGCTGAAGGCAAGGAATGCCATTCTTGAGGGTCAGCTAAGTCAGCTTCATGAGGCACCTAGTTCCAGCAGCTCTCACAATACAGAGGTTGCCCGTCTGACCAAAGAAAATGCCGACCTCAGGAAACAGGTTGAGGACCTGAAGGAGAAACTGCTCAATGAGCAGATGTCAGCTAATGCTCGAATGGACATCCTTCTTAAAACCCTTGCCTCTTCATCTATGCCTTCCCCTTCCAGTGCTTCCTAG